The following are encoded together in the bacterium genome:
- a CDS encoding DUF2269 family protein, which yields MPLVKLNHVDLQVSDVDAAREFFERFFGLRCTYQRRGEIAMLEDEAGFSLGVSNLRHSPPPVYPPDFHVGFVLERTSEVREVYDRLRRAASPSRVTCSRAGPTCTSCASDPIPSRWKSGRHGTPREQRRRWLMSAYVLLQWIHVLMAITALGANITYGVWLTRAAREPQHLAFALRGVKMLDDRIANPAYGLLLITGMAMAGMGRIPLTTPWLLTGLILYVLLVVIAIVGYTPTLRRQIQALDAGGPNSPAYQALAARGTRLGISLAIIAVIIVYMMVAKPALWG from the coding sequence GTGCCGCTTGTGAAACTCAACCACGTCGATTTGCAGGTATCGGACGTCGACGCCGCGCGCGAGTTCTTCGAGCGATTTTTCGGCCTGCGGTGCACGTACCAGCGGCGCGGAGAGATCGCCATGCTGGAAGACGAAGCCGGATTTTCGCTCGGGGTAAGCAACCTGCGCCACTCGCCTCCGCCGGTGTACCCGCCGGATTTCCACGTGGGCTTCGTGCTGGAGCGCACGAGCGAGGTGCGCGAGGTGTACGATCGCCTGCGGAGGGCGGCGTCGCCATCGCGCGTGACCTGCAGCAGGGCGGGCCCAACGTGTACTTCATGTGCGTCGGACCCGATTCCATCCCGGTGGAAGTCCGGTCGCCACGGGACACCCCGTGAGCAACGGCGGAGGTGGTTGATGAGCGCCTATGTGCTCTTGCAATGGATTCACGTGCTGATGGCGATCACCGCGTTGGGGGCCAACATTACCTACGGTGTCTGGCTCACGAGGGCGGCCCGGGAACCGCAGCACCTCGCCTTCGCGCTCCGCGGCGTCAAGATGCTGGACGATCGGATCGCCAATCCGGCCTACGGCCTCCTGCTGATCACGGGCATGGCCATGGCGGGCATGGGGAGGATCCCGCTGACGACGCCCTGGCTCCTCACGGGCCTCATCCTCTACGTCCTGCTCGTAGTGATCGCGATCGTCGGGTACACACCGACGCTGCGGCGCCAAATCCAGGCGCTCGACGCGGGCGGTCCCAATTCACCCGCGTACCAAGCGCTCGCGGCGCGCGGCACGCGCCTCGGGATCTCACTCGCCATCATCGCCGTGATCATCGTGTACATGATGGTGGCCAAACCGGCGTTGTGGGGATAG